A genomic stretch from Caballeronia sp. LZ062 includes:
- the phnS gene encoding 2-aminoethylphosphonate ABC transporter substrate-binding protein, translating into MSRDSSFARRLLPGACASIALAALASFAATPALAADAVVLYTADGLENLYKDVLPAFEKKEGVKVNIVTAGSGEVVNRATVEKDSPKADVLVTLPPFIQQASQSGLLQNYQSVNYKNVPAIAKAQDGAWATFVNNYFSFAINPEVTKTAPKTFADLLHPSYAGKVAYSNPATAGDGMAVIILTSALMGEDKAFDYLKSLEQSAKFHTKGTGYLDVLLSRNEIAFANGDLQMDLDDAENGGLSIKPLFLSHAANEAPTTFQLPYAIGLIKGGPNQAEGKKLIDYLMSSEVQAKVPDIYGIPARTDVPLAGKNGEAVKQAISGVRLIPVDWNQVMQKKAGWTERWKNEVIGSSGKQTEVVKPKS; encoded by the coding sequence ATGAGCCGCGATTCATCCTTCGCGCGCCGGCTGCTGCCCGGCGCGTGCGCATCGATTGCATTGGCTGCACTGGCTTCCTTCGCCGCGACGCCCGCACTGGCCGCCGACGCAGTCGTCCTGTACACCGCCGACGGTCTCGAAAATCTCTATAAAGACGTGCTGCCCGCTTTCGAAAAGAAAGAAGGCGTGAAGGTGAATATCGTGACGGCGGGTAGCGGCGAAGTGGTGAACCGCGCGACCGTCGAGAAGGATTCGCCGAAGGCCGACGTGCTCGTCACCTTGCCGCCGTTCATCCAGCAGGCTTCGCAAAGCGGGCTTCTCCAGAACTACCAAAGTGTGAACTACAAGAACGTGCCCGCCATCGCGAAGGCGCAGGACGGCGCGTGGGCCACGTTCGTGAACAACTACTTCTCGTTCGCGATCAATCCCGAAGTCACGAAGACTGCGCCGAAGACGTTCGCGGACCTGCTGCATCCGAGCTACGCGGGGAAGGTCGCGTATTCGAACCCGGCCACCGCCGGCGACGGCATGGCGGTCATCATCCTCACGTCCGCGCTGATGGGCGAGGACAAGGCGTTCGACTACCTGAAGTCGCTCGAACAGAGCGCGAAGTTCCACACGAAGGGCACCGGTTATCTCGACGTGCTGCTCTCGCGTAACGAGATCGCGTTCGCGAATGGCGACCTGCAAATGGATCTCGACGACGCCGAAAACGGCGGTTTGTCGATCAAGCCGCTCTTTCTCTCGCACGCGGCGAACGAAGCGCCGACGACGTTCCAGCTTCCGTACGCCATCGGTCTCATCAAGGGCGGGCCGAATCAGGCGGAAGGCAAGAAGCTGATCGACTATCTGATGTCGTCGGAAGTGCAGGCGAAGGTCCCGGACATCTACGGCATCCCGGCGCGCACCGACGTGCCGCTCGCGGGCAAGAACGGCGAAGCGGTCAAGCAGGCCATTTCCGGCGTCAGGCTGATTCCGGTCGACTGGAATCAAGTGATGCAGAAAAAGGCCGGCTGGACCGAGCGATGGAAGAACGAAGTCATCGGGAGTTCCGGCAAACAAACTGAAGTCGTGAAGCCGAAGTCGTGA
- the phnU gene encoding 2-aminoethylphosphonate ABC transporter permease subunit produces MSSFFVPDSVAQTGNGESAFAAHRAAAQRREKRAQWQLLFILVFVLGPLVVYPLARLVLLSATGPHGLTFDAYTAFFGNAETRGVIGTTVGILLASASIASLLGVALASMLFFRPFPGAKLLTRFLELFVAFPSFLVAFTLIFLYGSQGAVSIGLQRMFSLDAPPLDFLFGIGGVILAEVVFYAPFVVRPTLASYATLDMRLVEAARSLGANGWMVATKVVLPIAWPGIAAGTILCFLLTLNEFGILLVLGSAHLITLPIAIYSAATVDLDLRAAAAGSVVMLLMSLSLYALYRRVDARSQGR; encoded by the coding sequence ATGTCGTCCTTCTTCGTCCCTGACAGCGTCGCGCAGACGGGCAACGGCGAAAGCGCGTTCGCTGCGCACCGGGCGGCGGCGCAGCGTCGCGAGAAGCGCGCGCAGTGGCAGTTGCTTTTCATCCTTGTGTTCGTGCTCGGGCCGCTCGTCGTCTATCCGCTCGCGCGGCTCGTGCTGTTGAGTGCGACCGGTCCGCACGGCCTCACGTTCGATGCGTACACCGCGTTCTTCGGCAACGCCGAAACGCGCGGCGTGATCGGCACGACGGTGGGGATTTTGTTAGCGAGTGCGTCGATTGCCTCACTGCTCGGCGTCGCGCTCGCGTCCATGCTGTTCTTCCGGCCGTTTCCGGGCGCGAAGCTGCTCACGCGCTTTCTGGAATTGTTCGTCGCGTTTCCGTCGTTTCTCGTCGCGTTCACGCTGATTTTTCTGTATGGATCGCAGGGCGCGGTGAGCATCGGCTTGCAGCGCATGTTTTCGCTCGATGCCCCGCCGCTCGATTTTCTGTTCGGCATCGGCGGCGTAATTCTTGCCGAAGTCGTGTTCTATGCGCCTTTCGTGGTGCGCCCGACGCTCGCGTCGTATGCCACGCTCGACATGCGTCTCGTCGAAGCGGCGAGGAGCCTCGGCGCAAACGGATGGATGGTCGCGACGAAAGTCGTGCTGCCGATTGCATGGCCGGGCATCGCGGCGGGCACCATTCTGTGCTTTCTGCTGACGTTGAACGAATTCGGCATTCTGCTCGTGCTCGGCAGCGCGCACCTGATTACCTTGCCGATTGCAATCTATAGCGCGGCCACCGTCGATCTCGATCTGCGCGCGGCGGCGGCCGGCTCGGTCGTCATGCTGCTCATGTCGCTTTCGCTCTACGCGCTGTACCGCCGCGTCGATGCGCGCAGCCAGGGACGCTGA
- a CDS encoding DMT family transporter — translation MLSFLTAPVFVFLWSTGFIVARAITPYVDPNLYLLARFCGTALLFFVLALTARVHWPNGRDAARHLFAGALLQGVYLGAGYWAVAQGLGVGIMALLGALQPLLTAAIAARVFGERLSARSWSGLLVGLLGVALVLAPKLAQSGAPVAQAANPAHAPQWLVVTVAVVSVFAITAGTLYQKTSLASADIRSASALQNAGAAIVAAVLAASLGEHRFVPSMTTWACIAWGVVMLSGVATTMLVWMVRRGDASRATALLFLAPPLAALMSFIAFGETLGALQLAGFAVALAGVVLARSK, via the coding sequence ATGCTCTCCTTCCTCACCGCGCCGGTTTTCGTGTTCTTATGGTCGACGGGCTTCATCGTCGCGCGCGCGATCACGCCTTACGTCGATCCGAATCTCTACCTGCTCGCGCGCTTCTGCGGCACGGCCCTGCTGTTCTTCGTGCTGGCGCTGACCGCCCGCGTGCATTGGCCGAATGGACGCGACGCCGCACGGCATCTGTTCGCCGGCGCGCTGCTGCAAGGCGTCTATCTCGGCGCGGGCTACTGGGCGGTCGCCCAAGGTCTGGGCGTCGGCATCATGGCGTTGCTGGGTGCGCTTCAGCCGCTCCTGACGGCAGCCATCGCGGCGCGTGTGTTCGGCGAGCGGCTTTCGGCGCGATCCTGGAGCGGGCTGCTCGTGGGTCTCTTAGGCGTCGCGCTGGTGCTGGCGCCGAAGCTCGCGCAAAGCGGTGCGCCGGTCGCCCAGGCCGCGAACCCTGCACACGCACCGCAATGGCTCGTCGTGACGGTCGCGGTCGTCTCGGTTTTCGCCATTACCGCGGGCACGCTGTACCAGAAGACATCGCTCGCGAGCGCCGACATCCGGAGTGCGAGCGCGCTGCAAAACGCGGGCGCGGCGATTGTCGCGGCCGTGCTCGCGGCCTCGCTGGGCGAACACCGCTTCGTCCCGTCGATGACCACGTGGGCGTGCATCGCATGGGGCGTCGTGATGCTCTCGGGCGTCGCGACGACGATGCTCGTGTGGATGGTCCGGCGCGGCGATGCGTCGCGCGCGACGGCCCTGCTCTTTCTCGCGCCGCCGCTCGCCGCGCTGATGAGCTTTATCGCGTTCGGAGAGACGCTCGGCGCGCTGCAACTGGCGGGCTTTGCCGTGGCGCTGGCGGGGGTTGTACTCGCCCGGTCGAAGTAG
- the phnT gene encoding 2-aminoethylphosphonate ABC transport system ATP-binding subunit PhnT yields the protein MSTVALSPAAREERALAPASGVRIEHLTVRFGARTVLDDLTLRIERGEFLTVLGRSGCGKTTLLRFIAGFVNADALAGTLSIAGRDLTHVAAHRRNLGLLFQNYALFPHLSVFDNVAFGLRARKLKAAEIARRVADALKLVQLADAGHVMPAQLSGGMQQRVALARALVIEPDVLLLDEPLSALDANLRASVRSELKALHERLPNLTIVCVTHDQDDALVLSDRTLLMRDGRIAQIGSPRELYDAPNDGFVARYLGAANLLPPRVVYPVGDARHDERERLACIRPERFAIVPLGEGPLHGTIASVEWYGAALSIAVALDALPGEPVLVTMQRGHAPMPEKGARVSLRFEADDVVLLRP from the coding sequence GTGAGCACGGTCGCACTGTCGCCGGCGGCGCGCGAGGAGAGGGCGCTCGCGCCCGCGTCCGGCGTACGCATCGAGCACCTGACCGTGCGCTTCGGCGCGCGCACGGTGCTCGACGACCTGACGCTTCGCATCGAACGCGGCGAGTTCCTCACCGTGCTCGGCCGCAGCGGATGCGGCAAGACCACGCTCTTGCGCTTCATCGCCGGCTTCGTCAATGCGGACGCGCTCGCGGGCACGTTGAGCATCGCCGGGCGCGATTTGACCCATGTGGCCGCGCATCGCCGCAATCTCGGGCTGTTGTTTCAGAACTACGCGCTGTTCCCGCATCTGTCCGTGTTCGACAACGTTGCCTTCGGGTTGCGCGCGCGCAAGCTGAAAGCGGCCGAAATTGCGCGACGCGTCGCGGACGCACTGAAGCTCGTGCAACTGGCCGATGCCGGTCACGTGATGCCCGCGCAGCTTTCCGGCGGCATGCAGCAGCGCGTGGCGCTGGCGCGCGCGCTCGTCATCGAGCCGGACGTGCTGTTGCTGGACGAGCCGCTTTCCGCGCTCGATGCGAATCTGCGCGCATCCGTGCGCAGCGAACTGAAGGCGCTGCACGAGCGTCTGCCGAACCTGACCATCGTCTGCGTGACGCACGATCAGGATGACGCCCTCGTGCTGTCGGACCGCACGCTTCTGATGCGCGATGGCCGCATCGCGCAGATCGGCTCGCCTCGCGAACTGTACGACGCGCCCAACGACGGCTTCGTCGCGCGCTATCTCGGCGCGGCGAATCTGCTGCCGCCGCGCGTCGTCTATCCCGTCGGCGACGCGCGTCACGACGAACGCGAGCGTCTTGCGTGCATTCGTCCCGAGCGTTTCGCCATTGTGCCGCTCGGCGAAGGGCCGCTGCACGGCACGATCGCATCGGTGGAATGGTATGGCGCGGCGCTTTCCATCGCCGTCGCGCTCGATGCGCTGCCCGGCGAGCCCGTCCTCGTGACGATGCAGCGCGGCCACGCGCCCATGCCCGAAAAGGGCGCACGCGTCTCTCTTCGATTCGAGGCTGACGATGTCGTCCTTCTTCGTCCCTGA
- a CDS encoding ATP-binding protein has product MSHSSRPQRALRLLLVVAWLVAGMVAADLHAAARLVIGAVPGMVAPLDVATGLAANEAPRGVSVEFAQAVAESLGMEPQWRCYADRAALIEALSRGEIDMATGATGDDPGGPLLLSRPYLPIKTVIVEPLAKRAPTHRIAYVRTQTSPVRLAAAYPSMTPAAYPDTVSALLAVSLGQADAFAGDVTAAAYSIGHFELPGLAVTGFAPFDQGGYSFAFDARRPGGQALAQRVDAALASLPPRFMIVARARWEVAMTAVSAQGALELTPEEKAWIAAHPVVYYSMLSHAPPLMFRDASGQPAGLAPDLLAAISRITGLRFEGRLRRDIARIERDVKTGESAFLPISVPRDPDDPDLVASVPFGEGLVAIVTRTGAPPLADAAALAGKRVALPSGYPAGPSLNEQAPTARIVDASAGDGQLAAVANGKADATVLDMKLANYATANPYRGRLAISGVLSSKPSPHVFLVARNQPVLLDILNRAITALPPHELEAIRARWQLAGHPETLWEERRPRVELGAALGGALVIVLGAWAVSLRAQIRRRIAAENAMRAAKEEAETANRAKSTFLATMSHEIRTPMNAVLGLLELELRAPGERDATARALLTAHRAARDLLGMIDDLLDVAKIEAERLVLSPSPVELFAWIASVTAIYEPAARAKGVALVVERHGERDGPAWITADAQRLRQIIGNLLSNAIKFTDAGAVTLSCDVTPSRDGERAVTFVVSDTGVGIPPERQASLFTPFVQAHDGGARRFGGTGLGLTICKRLVSMMGGSIALSSTPGRGTRFTVRLALPEASEPMQADTSATPGLARSLNGLRVLVVDDHPANRMVLDGQIRLLGGATELAVDGRSALVRWRDKPGAFDVILTDCSMPEMSGEELAEAIRADEATHEFGSRAMPIVGLTANAQAEAAERAVAAGMTMCLVKPIGLDALRDALVAASGLAAEPRTRERRGTAAREAHGERPATFAGSDESGQGGQAVRRSVGGRLGQVGRMEQTERSEHAEQAGHADQADQADQADQADHAAQAARAVRAIRSLPTEQAAPPSRTQQALQTARTSQAVRATRTAQAIQPPPALQLPSTAQTAQTAQTAQTAQTAQTAQTAQTAQTAQTAQTAKTAKTAQTAQTAQTAQTAARAETAETAVSAVSAVSAVSALSAETAETAQTAQTAETAETAETAEAPQTSNFTTTSPAFNPATLATFGDQATTLIETLKSANAQDLDEAHAAMDACDHERLREIAHRMKGAAAVIGAARFTETCVALQRDCDRAIDEDRNGDDDASIAASFAAFERAALTLDAALDAAVARPSV; this is encoded by the coding sequence TTGTCTCATTCCTCGAGGCCGCAACGCGCGTTGCGCTTATTGCTCGTCGTCGCATGGCTCGTCGCCGGCATGGTGGCCGCCGACCTGCACGCGGCCGCGCGGCTCGTGATCGGCGCGGTGCCGGGCATGGTTGCGCCGCTCGATGTCGCCACGGGCTTGGCCGCGAACGAAGCGCCGCGCGGCGTTTCTGTCGAATTCGCGCAGGCCGTCGCGGAATCGCTCGGCATGGAGCCGCAATGGCGGTGCTATGCGGATCGCGCGGCGCTCATCGAGGCGCTTTCGCGCGGCGAGATCGACATGGCGACCGGCGCGACCGGCGACGATCCCGGCGGCCCGCTCTTGCTCTCGCGACCTTACTTGCCGATCAAGACGGTCATCGTCGAGCCGCTCGCCAAACGCGCGCCGACGCATCGCATCGCGTATGTGCGGACGCAGACCTCGCCAGTGCGGCTCGCGGCCGCGTATCCGTCGATGACGCCCGCCGCGTATCCCGATACCGTGTCGGCGTTGCTCGCGGTATCGCTCGGCCAGGCCGATGCCTTCGCGGGCGACGTCACCGCCGCCGCGTACTCCATCGGGCATTTCGAGTTGCCGGGTCTCGCGGTCACGGGCTTCGCGCCGTTCGATCAGGGCGGCTACAGCTTCGCGTTCGACGCGCGCCGGCCGGGCGGGCAGGCGCTGGCGCAACGGGTCGATGCCGCGCTGGCCAGCCTGCCGCCGCGCTTCATGATCGTGGCCCGCGCGCGCTGGGAAGTGGCGATGACCGCGGTATCGGCGCAGGGCGCGCTGGAACTGACGCCCGAGGAGAAGGCGTGGATCGCGGCGCATCCGGTCGTGTACTACTCCATGCTGTCGCACGCTCCGCCGCTCATGTTCCGCGATGCCTCCGGTCAGCCCGCCGGTCTCGCGCCGGACTTGCTCGCGGCCATTTCGCGCATCACGGGGCTGCGCTTCGAAGGCCGCTTGCGCCGCGACATTGCACGGATAGAGCGCGACGTGAAGACCGGCGAATCTGCGTTCCTGCCGATCAGCGTGCCGCGCGATCCGGACGACCCCGATCTCGTCGCGTCGGTGCCGTTCGGCGAGGGCCTCGTCGCCATCGTGACGCGCACGGGCGCGCCGCCGCTTGCCGATGCAGCGGCGCTCGCAGGCAAGCGCGTCGCGTTGCCGTCCGGGTATCCGGCGGGGCCGTCGTTGAACGAACAGGCGCCGACGGCGCGCATCGTCGACGCGAGTGCAGGCGACGGCCAGCTCGCCGCCGTCGCGAACGGGAAGGCCGACGCGACCGTGCTCGACATGAAGCTCGCCAATTACGCGACCGCCAATCCGTATCGCGGCAGGCTCGCGATCAGCGGCGTGCTGTCGTCGAAGCCGTCCCCGCACGTGTTTCTCGTCGCGCGCAATCAGCCGGTGTTACTCGACATTCTGAATCGCGCGATCACGGCGCTGCCGCCTCACGAACTCGAGGCGATCCGTGCGCGCTGGCAACTGGCCGGGCATCCGGAAACGTTGTGGGAAGAGCGTCGCCCGCGCGTGGAACTCGGCGCGGCGCTGGGCGGCGCGCTCGTGATCGTGCTGGGCGCGTGGGCCGTGTCGCTGCGCGCGCAGATCCGGCGACGCATCGCAGCCGAAAACGCGATGCGCGCGGCCAAAGAGGAAGCCGAGACCGCGAACCGCGCGAAGTCCACGTTTCTCGCCACAATGAGCCACGAAATCCGCACGCCGATGAACGCCGTGCTCGGCCTGCTCGAACTCGAATTGCGCGCGCCCGGCGAGCGCGACGCCACCGCGCGTGCGCTGCTCACGGCGCATCGCGCCGCGCGCGATCTGCTCGGCATGATCGACGATCTGCTCGATGTCGCGAAGATCGAAGCCGAGCGGCTCGTGCTTTCGCCGTCGCCGGTGGAGTTGTTCGCGTGGATCGCGAGCGTCACGGCCATCTACGAGCCGGCGGCGCGGGCGAAGGGCGTCGCGCTCGTCGTCGAGCGGCATGGCGAGCGCGACGGCCCGGCGTGGATCACGGCCGATGCGCAGCGGTTGCGGCAGATCATCGGCAATTTGCTGTCGAACGCGATCAAGTTCACCGATGCAGGCGCGGTCACCCTGTCCTGCGATGTCACGCCGTCTCGCGATGGCGAGCGCGCGGTCACGTTCGTGGTGTCGGACACGGGCGTGGGCATTCCGCCGGAACGGCAGGCGTCGCTTTTCACGCCATTCGTGCAGGCTCACGACGGCGGCGCGCGGCGCTTCGGCGGCACGGGCCTCGGACTCACCATTTGCAAGCGGCTCGTCTCGATGATGGGCGGCAGCATTGCACTATCGAGCACGCCGGGGCGCGGCACGCGCTTCACGGTGCGCCTGGCTTTGCCCGAGGCAAGCGAGCCGATGCAGGCGGACACATCCGCGACGCCCGGGCTCGCGCGTTCGCTGAACGGTTTGCGCGTGCTCGTCGTGGACGATCATCCGGCGAACCGCATGGTGCTCGACGGCCAGATCCGGCTTCTTGGCGGCGCGACGGAACTTGCAGTGGACGGCCGCAGTGCGCTCGTGCGCTGGCGCGACAAGCCGGGCGCGTTCGACGTGATCCTCACCGACTGTTCGATGCCCGAGATGAGCGGCGAGGAACTGGCAGAGGCCATTCGCGCCGACGAGGCCACGCATGAGTTCGGCTCGCGCGCCATGCCTATCGTCGGGCTGACGGCGAATGCGCAGGCCGAGGCGGCCGAGCGGGCCGTCGCGGCGGGAATGACGATGTGTTTGGTGAAGCCCATCGGCCTCGATGCGTTGCGGGACGCGCTGGTGGCGGCGAGCGGGCTGGCGGCCGAGCCAAGGACGAGGGAGCGGCGGGGAACTGCGGCGCGGGAAGCGCACGGGGAGCGCCCGGCGACGTTCGCGGGAAGCGACGAAAGTGGGCAAGGCGGGCAGGCCGTGCGACGTTCGGTCGGCGGGCGATTGGGGCAAGTCGGGCGAATGGAGCAAACCGAGCGAAGCGAGCACGCGGAGCAAGCCGGGCACGCCGATCAAGCCGATCAAGCCGATCAAGCCGATCAAGCCGACCACGCAGCGCAGGCCGCACGAGCTGTTCGAGCTATCCGATCCTTGCCTACGGAGCAGGCAGCGCCACCTTCTCGCACTCAACAAGCTCTCCAAACGGCTCGGACGTCGCAGGCCGTGCGAGCCACACGGACGGCGCAAGCCATACAACCGCCGCCAGCGCTGCAACTGCCTAGCACCGCCCAAACCGCCCAAACCGCCCAAACCGCCCAAACCGCCCAAACCGCCCAAACCGCCCAAACCGCCCAAACCGCCCAAACCGCCCAAACCGCCCAAACCGCCAAAACCGCCAAAACCGCCCAAACCGCCCAAACCGCCCAAACCGCCCAAACCGCCGCAAGAGCCGAAACCGCCGAAACTGCCGTAAGCGCCGTAAGCGCCGTAAGCGCCGTAAGCGCCCTAAGCGCCGAAACCGCCGAAACCGCCCAAACCGCCCAAACCGCCGAAACCGCCGAAACCGCCGAAACCGCCGAAGCCCCGCAGACCAGCAACTTCACCACCACGTCCCCCGCCTTCAACCCCGCCACGCTCGCCACTTTCGGCGATCAGGCGACGACGCTCATCGAAACGCTGAAGTCCGCCAACGCGCAGGACCTCGACGAGGCGCACGCCGCGATGGACGCTTGCGATCACGAACGCCTCCGCGAGATCGCGCATCGGATGAAAGGCGCGGCGGCGGTTATCGGCGCGGCGCGGTTCACCGAGACGTGCGTCGCCCTTCAGCGCGATTGCGACCGCGCCATCGACGAAGATCGCAACGGTGATGACGACGCATCCATCGCCGCATCGTTCGCCGCCTTCGAGCGGGCAGCCCTGACACTCGATGCGGCGCTCGACGCCGCCGTCGCGCGGCCATCGGTCTGA
- a CDS encoding L,D-transpeptidase, translating to MSARIIGVAALAASVACTAQAGAGAPVSAASGTVVQQRASPAPVPPAPPLARSASAPQAASAPPRALPGMPVPITPQAASAPTGASAASEASAASAAEAASAASASEAASEAAAPEVPLPPEPPEPNVAQRTGLPATGAYAMRQTFAKEVDRRLNVPLADQQAYGRLLQHALDEHGHGDLANEFVVLVDRSENVQALFVYFRAKPGDAWSMIGASPVSTGRPGTFDHFLTPLGVFQHVPGNMDFRAEGTENEFKIRGYGAQDMRIYDFGWADGERGWGKGGVSPMRFQMHATDPEKLEPLLGMRHSKGCVRIPSTLNTFFDHHGVLDAQYEARAAEGESMWVLKATRQTTPWAGHYLVVVDSARKARPAWSPGPGKAARAHTPAGANSVD from the coding sequence ATGAGCGCACGAATCATCGGGGTCGCGGCACTCGCCGCATCGGTCGCTTGCACGGCGCAGGCGGGCGCAGGAGCGCCGGTGTCGGCGGCGTCGGGGACGGTGGTCCAGCAGCGCGCCTCACCTGCGCCCGTGCCGCCCGCGCCGCCTCTGGCGCGCAGCGCCAGCGCGCCACAGGCCGCGAGCGCACCGCCCCGCGCGCTCCCCGGGATGCCGGTACCGATAACGCCGCAAGCGGCATCGGCGCCAACGGGCGCATCGGCGGCGAGTGAGGCATCGGCAGCATCGGCCGCTGAAGCCGCATCGGCCGCCTCCGCCTCCGAAGCCGCATCCGAAGCCGCCGCGCCCGAAGTCCCGCTGCCGCCCGAACCGCCCGAACCGAACGTCGCCCAACGCACGGGTTTGCCGGCAACGGGCGCCTACGCGATGCGTCAGACGTTCGCGAAGGAAGTCGACCGCCGTCTCAATGTACCGCTTGCCGATCAGCAGGCGTATGGCCGCCTGCTGCAACACGCGCTCGACGAACACGGCCACGGCGATCTCGCGAACGAATTCGTCGTCCTCGTCGATCGCAGCGAGAACGTGCAGGCGCTTTTCGTCTACTTCCGCGCAAAGCCGGGCGATGCCTGGTCGATGATCGGCGCATCGCCCGTATCGACCGGACGGCCCGGCACATTCGACCACTTCCTGACGCCGCTCGGCGTGTTCCAGCACGTGCCGGGCAACATGGATTTCCGCGCGGAAGGCACGGAGAACGAGTTCAAGATTCGCGGCTACGGCGCGCAAGACATGCGCATCTACGATTTCGGCTGGGCCGATGGCGAACGCGGCTGGGGCAAAGGCGGCGTCTCGCCGATGCGTTTTCAGATGCACGCGACCGACCCCGAGAAACTCGAACCGCTTCTCGGCATGCGGCATTCGAAGGGCTGCGTGCGCATTCCATCGACGTTGAATACGTTCTTCGATCATCACGGCGTGCTCGATGCGCAGTACGAAGCGCGCGCAGCCGAAGGCGAATCCATGTGGGTGCTCAAAGCCACGCGGCAGACGACGCCGTGGGCGGGGCATTATCTCGTCGTCGTCGATAGCGCGCGCAAGGCGCGGCCCGCATGGTCGCCGGGACCGGGCAAAGCGGCGCGAGCGCATACGCCAGCGGGCGCCAATTCCGTGGACTAA
- a CDS encoding S10 family serine carboxypeptidase-like protein, producing the protein MNSDPLTTKTIHGHAGTGIAPDAGAVAPRPAEASEPTGEERAAKAPAKAPAKSTGKKDQPYFDPVAYGNGPDDSVEATEADENAAITQHTANIGGEKIAYTATVGHLVTVDPSSSKPDAKMFYVAFTKDGAKEEARPLTFFYNGGPGSSSVFVLLGSFGPRRIKTAMPSFTPPAPYEMEDNPDSLLDKSDLIFINPVGTGYSAAIAPNKNRDFWGVDQDADSIKQFIKRYLTKNNRWNSPKFLFGESYGTARSCVLAYRLHEDGVDLNGITLQSSILDYRQAGNPVGALPTAAADAWYHKKLGVHPTPTNLLSFMEEVAEFARTDYLNALRKFPQTDDEVVEKLAEYTGIDKVTLLAWSLDIAAYDSRGNSLFLTTLLKSKGESLGSYDGRVTAVSTGIAGKIDPNSGGNDPTMTAVSGVYTAMWNSYLNEQLKFTSTSSFTDLNDQAFINWDFKHTDPTGEEKGVDAKGNVVLYTAGDLAAVMALNVDLKVLSANGMYDFVTPFYQTILDLQQMPLIDKTVRQNLSATFYPSGHMVYLDGGSRTQLKADLAKMYSEATSNHAAMSRIIALQKVTADKAGQALSPENAQ; encoded by the coding sequence ATGAACTCCGATCCACTGACAACGAAGACGATTCATGGCCACGCCGGCACGGGCATCGCGCCGGACGCAGGCGCTGTCGCGCCCCGGCCGGCCGAGGCGAGCGAGCCTACCGGCGAGGAACGCGCGGCGAAAGCACCGGCCAAAGCGCCCGCGAAGAGCACGGGCAAGAAGGACCAGCCTTACTTCGATCCGGTCGCCTACGGCAACGGCCCCGACGACTCGGTCGAGGCCACCGAAGCCGATGAAAACGCCGCGATCACGCAGCACACGGCGAACATCGGCGGCGAGAAGATCGCGTACACGGCGACCGTCGGCCATCTGGTGACGGTGGATCCGAGCAGTTCGAAGCCGGATGCGAAGATGTTCTACGTCGCGTTCACGAAGGACGGCGCGAAAGAGGAAGCGCGTCCGCTCACGTTCTTCTATAACGGCGGGCCGGGCTCGTCGTCGGTGTTCGTGCTGCTCGGCTCGTTCGGGCCGCGCCGCATCAAGACGGCCATGCCGAGCTTCACGCCGCCCGCGCCGTACGAAATGGAGGACAACCCGGACAGCCTGCTCGACAAGAGCGACCTGATCTTCATCAACCCGGTGGGCACCGGCTATTCGGCGGCGATTGCGCCGAACAAGAACCGCGATTTCTGGGGCGTCGATCAGGACGCCGATTCGATCAAGCAATTCATCAAGCGATATCTGACGAAGAACAACCGCTGGAATTCGCCGAAGTTTCTGTTCGGCGAATCGTACGGCACGGCGCGCAGTTGCGTGCTCGCGTATCGGCTGCACGAAGACGGCGTCGATCTGAACGGCATCACGTTGCAATCGTCGATTCTCGACTACCGGCAGGCGGGCAATCCGGTGGGCGCGCTGCCGACCGCCGCCGCCGATGCGTGGTATCACAAGAAGCTCGGCGTGCATCCGACACCCACTAACTTGCTCAGCTTCATGGAGGAAGTCGCGGAATTCGCGCGCACGGACTACCTGAACGCGCTGCGCAAGTTCCCGCAGACGGACGACGAGGTGGTCGAAAAGCTCGCGGAATACACGGGCATCGACAAGGTGACGCTGCTTGCGTGGAGCCTCGACATCGCCGCCTACGACAGCCGCGGCAACTCGCTGTTCCTGACGACGCTGCTCAAGTCGAAAGGCGAGTCGCTCGGCTCTTACGATGGCCGCGTGACGGCGGTATCGACGGGCATCGCGGGCAAGATCGACCCGAACAGCGGCGGCAACGACCCGACGATGACGGCCGTGAGCGGCGTGTACACGGCCATGTGGAACAGTTACCTGAACGAGCAGTTGAAGTTCACGTCCACGTCGTCGTTCACGGACCTCAACGATCAGGCGTTCATCAACTGGGACTTCAAGCACACGGATCCGACCGGCGAAGAGAAGGGCGTCGATGCGAAGGGCAACGTCGTGCTGTACACGGCGGGCGATCTCGCGGCGGTGATGGCGCTGAACGTGGACCTGAAGGTGCTGTCCGCGAACGGCATGTACGACTTCGTGACGCCGTTCTACCAGACGATTCTCGATCTTCAGCAGATGCCGCTCATCGACAAGACCGTGCGGCAGAATCTCTCGGCGACGTTCTATCCGTCGGGGCACATGGTCTATCTGGATGGCGGTTCGCGCACGCAGTTGAAGGCGGATCTCGCGAAGATGTACAGCGAAGCCACGTCGAACCATGCGGCGATGAGCCGGATCATCGCGCTGCAGAAGGTCACGGCGGACAAGGCGGGGCAGGCGCTTTCGCCCGAAAACGCGCAGTAA